In Nonomuraea sp. NBC_00507, the following are encoded in one genomic region:
- a CDS encoding transposase, translating to MGRGDDPYTSEDQYQLALRCLHDQRAGLRRAIATISKRLAVPCGKRKGRVRGYADQEERWNKQRRLQVLTARLARVEDRIAQGRPAIVVGGRRLAKLRHNLADADLSEQEWRRRWEARRMFLTADGESGAPFGNYTITVDPGDGSVSIVLPEPLRHLANAPRGRYRLAATVGFHHRREEWLDRVQANRAVRYDITYEPERDRWYLDASWSADTPTLPSPGRLAASGARLLSVDLNGDHLAACVVDACGNPIGQPITIRTELTGPASQRDGRLRQAISDLIHLAHRHGCTGIAIENLGFDDARATGRENMGRGRRGKSFRRTVAGIPTARFRERLRGMAYHRGLVVVAVDPAFTSKWGGQHWQRPLQQQTKQSTATRHHAAAVAIGRRAFGHGIRRRPGVTVRHQRMAARRATGQTASRPPAHGTASPPRTAGTPPGRQDLPGPR from the coding sequence GTGGGCCGGGGCGATGACCCGTATACCTCGGAGGATCAGTACCAGCTGGCGCTGCGCTGCCTGCACGACCAGCGCGCTGGCCTGCGCCGCGCCATAGCCACGATCAGCAAGCGGCTGGCGGTGCCGTGCGGCAAGCGCAAGGGTCGGGTGCGCGGGTACGCCGATCAGGAGGAGCGGTGGAACAAGCAGCGCCGGCTGCAGGTCCTCACCGCCCGGTTGGCGCGCGTTGAGGACCGTATCGCACAAGGCCGACCGGCGATCGTGGTCGGCGGCCGTCGGCTGGCCAAACTCCGGCACAATCTTGCCGACGCCGATCTCTCCGAGCAGGAGTGGCGCCGGCGGTGGGAGGCGCGGCGGATGTTCCTGACCGCCGACGGGGAGTCCGGAGCGCCGTTCGGGAACTACACCATCACCGTCGACCCCGGTGACGGCTCGGTGTCGATCGTGCTGCCGGAGCCGCTGCGGCACCTGGCCAACGCCCCTCGGGGCCGCTACCGGCTGGCGGCCACGGTGGGCTTTCACCACCGGCGCGAGGAGTGGCTGGATCGCGTGCAGGCCAACCGGGCGGTGCGCTATGACATCACCTACGAACCGGAGCGGGACCGGTGGTATCTGGACGCCTCCTGGTCCGCCGATACCCCGACCTTGCCGTCCCCGGGCCGGCTGGCCGCCTCCGGGGCGCGGTTGCTGAGCGTGGACCTCAACGGCGACCACTTGGCCGCCTGCGTCGTCGACGCCTGCGGCAATCCGATCGGCCAGCCCATCACGATCCGCACCGAGCTGACCGGGCCCGCCTCCCAGCGCGACGGACGGCTGCGGCAGGCGATCAGCGACCTGATCCACCTCGCGCACCGTCATGGCTGCACGGGGATCGCGATCGAGAACCTGGGCTTCGATGACGCCCGCGCCACCGGCCGGGAGAACATGGGACGCGGACGGCGGGGCAAGAGCTTCCGCCGCACCGTCGCCGGCATCCCCACCGCACGCTTCCGGGAACGGCTGCGCGGCATGGCCTACCACCGCGGCCTGGTCGTGGTCGCCGTCGACCCGGCCTTCACCTCCAAGTGGGGTGGCCAGCACTGGCAACGCCCCCTCCAGCAGCAGACCAAGCAGAGCACGGCCACCCGGCATCATGCCGCTGCGGTGGCGATCGGACGACGCGCTTTCGGACACGGGATCCGGCGTCGGCCAGGTGTGACCGTCCGCCACCAGAGGATGGCGGCGCGGAGAGCTACCGGCCAGACCGCATCCCGCCCGCCGGCGCACGGGACCGCGAGCCCGCCCAGGACCGCAGGCACGCCCCCGGGGCGGCAAGACCTGCCGGGGCCGAGGTGA
- a CDS encoding cysteine desulfurase gives MTIVGFDVEKIRKDFPVFSRELPDGRPLVYLDSGNSSQKPEQVIETMREHLALHYSNVGRAMHVLGAESTEAYEGARDKIAGFVGAPSRDEVIFTKNASEALNLVAYAFGNPINTDPRFTLGPGDEIVISEMEHHSNIVPWQLLSQRTGATLKWFGVTDDGRLDLSADVITERTKIVSVAHQSNVLGTVNPVAEVARRAHAVGALIMLDASQSVPHHPVDVTELGADFVAFTGHKMVGPSGIGVLWGRAELLEAMPPFLGGGEMIEAVWMDHSTYAPVPHKFEAGTPPIVEAIGLGAAVDYLTGIGMDAIEAHERELTAYALDALRDVSTLRIIGPETLEQRGGTVSFTLEGIHPHDVGQILDDQFGVAVRVGHHCARPLHLRFGIPATTRASFYLYNTTGEIDALVRGLHHVQKVFA, from the coding sequence ATGACAATCGTCGGCTTCGATGTGGAGAAGATCAGGAAGGACTTCCCGGTCTTCTCCCGCGAGCTGCCCGACGGGCGCCCGCTCGTCTACCTCGACTCGGGTAACTCCTCGCAGAAGCCCGAGCAGGTCATCGAGACCATGCGGGAGCACCTGGCGCTGCACTACAGCAACGTCGGGCGGGCCATGCACGTCCTCGGCGCCGAGTCGACCGAGGCGTACGAGGGCGCCCGCGACAAGATCGCGGGCTTCGTCGGCGCGCCGTCGCGCGACGAGGTGATCTTCACCAAGAACGCCTCCGAGGCGCTCAACCTGGTCGCCTACGCCTTCGGCAACCCGATCAACACCGACCCGCGCTTCACCCTCGGGCCCGGCGACGAGATCGTCATCTCCGAGATGGAGCACCACTCCAACATCGTGCCGTGGCAGCTGCTCTCGCAGCGCACCGGTGCGACGCTGAAGTGGTTCGGCGTCACCGACGACGGCAGGCTGGACCTGTCGGCCGACGTGATCACCGAACGGACGAAGATCGTCTCGGTCGCCCACCAGTCCAACGTGCTCGGCACCGTCAACCCGGTCGCCGAGGTGGCCAGGCGGGCGCACGCGGTCGGGGCGCTCATCATGCTGGACGCCTCCCAGTCCGTGCCGCACCACCCGGTCGACGTGACCGAGCTGGGCGCCGACTTCGTGGCCTTCACCGGGCACAAGATGGTCGGCCCATCCGGCATCGGCGTGCTCTGGGGGCGGGCCGAGCTGCTGGAGGCCATGCCCCCGTTCCTGGGCGGCGGCGAGATGATCGAGGCGGTCTGGATGGACCACTCGACGTACGCGCCGGTGCCGCACAAGTTCGAGGCGGGCACGCCGCCGATCGTCGAGGCCATCGGGCTCGGCGCGGCCGTGGACTACCTCACTGGGATCGGCATGGACGCCATCGAGGCGCACGAGCGCGAGCTGACGGCCTACGCGCTGGACGCTCTGCGGGACGTGTCCACCCTGCGGATCATCGGCCCCGAGACGCTGGAGCAGCGCGGCGGCACGGTGTCGTTCACGCTGGAGGGCATACACCCGCACGATGTCGGGCAGATCCTGGACGACCAGTTCGGCGTCGCCGTACGCGTCGGGCACCACTGCGCGCGTCCGCTGCACCTGCGCTTCGGAATACCGGCGACCACGCGGGCGTCGTTCTACCTGTACAACACCACGGGCGAGATCGACGCCCTGGTGCGCGGCCTGCATCACGTTCAGAAGGTGTTCGCATAG
- the sufC gene encoding Fe-S cluster assembly ATPase SufC, with amino-acid sequence MSTLEIRDLHVAVEDKEILRGVNLTVKAGQTHAIMGPNGSGKSTLAYAIAGHPKYTITGGQVLLDGVDLLELSVDERARAGLFLAMQYPVEVPGVSVSNFLRSAVTAVRGEAPKLREFAKDLKGGMDALSIDPAFAQRNLNEGFSGGEKKRHEILQMELLKPKIAVLDETDSGLDVDALRVVSEGINRFRANGETGVLLITHYTRILRYVKPDFVHVFAGGRIVEEGGPELAEKLEAEGYEQYTKASA; translated from the coding sequence ATGTCCACCCTTGAGATTCGCGACCTCCATGTCGCCGTCGAGGACAAGGAAATCCTGCGCGGCGTCAACCTGACCGTGAAGGCCGGGCAGACCCACGCCATCATGGGCCCCAACGGCTCGGGCAAGTCGACGCTCGCCTACGCCATCGCCGGCCACCCCAAGTACACGATCACCGGCGGCCAGGTGCTGCTCGACGGCGTGGACCTGCTGGAGCTGTCGGTCGACGAGCGGGCCCGCGCGGGCCTGTTCCTCGCCATGCAGTATCCGGTCGAGGTCCCCGGTGTGTCGGTGTCCAACTTCCTGCGCTCGGCCGTCACCGCCGTCCGCGGCGAGGCGCCCAAGCTGCGCGAGTTCGCCAAGGACCTCAAGGGCGGCATGGACGCGCTGTCCATCGATCCCGCCTTCGCCCAGCGCAACCTCAACGAGGGTTTCTCCGGCGGCGAGAAGAAGCGCCACGAGATCCTCCAGATGGAGCTGCTCAAGCCGAAGATCGCCGTGCTCGACGAGACCGACTCCGGCCTCGACGTGGACGCGCTGCGCGTGGTGTCGGAGGGCATCAACCGCTTCCGCGCCAACGGCGAGACCGGCGTGCTGCTGATCACGCACTACACCCGCATCCTGCGGTACGTGAAGCCGGACTTCGTGCACGTCTTCGCCGGCGGCCGCATCGTCGAGGAAGGCGGGCCCGAACTGGCCGAGAAGCTCGAAGCCGAGGGCTACGAGCAGTACACGAAGGCATCTGCATGA
- a CDS encoding metal-sulfur cluster assembly factor: protein MEALKDVVDPELGINVVDLGLIYGLNLDPADGQRPVATIDMTLTSAACPLTDVIEDQAHSALDGMVSDVKINWVWLPPWGPDKITDEGREQLRMLGFNV, encoded by the coding sequence ATGGAGGCGCTCAAGGACGTCGTCGACCCCGAGCTCGGCATCAACGTCGTCGACCTGGGCCTGATCTACGGGCTCAACCTCGACCCCGCAGACGGCCAGCGGCCGGTGGCCACCATCGACATGACGCTGACCAGCGCGGCCTGCCCGCTGACCGACGTCATCGAGGACCAGGCCCACTCCGCGCTCGACGGCATGGTGTCCGACGTGAAGATCAACTGGGTCTGGCTGCCGCCGTGGGGCCCGGACAAGATCACCGATGAGGGCCGCGAGCAGCTCCGTATGCTAGGATTCAACGTCTGA
- a CDS encoding DEAD/DEAH box helicase: MLDPVMPSFDETGSDLTVEAASQPGPSEFELLGLPKPLITGLARQGIDSPFPIQSATIPDVLAGHDVLGRGQTGSGKTLAFGLPTMARLAGVKPAPGRPRAMILVPTRELALQVHDALEPLGRGLGLRMKVVVGGMSMGKQIEALRRGVDIVIATPGRLGDLIRQGECSLSDVQVSVLDEADHMCDLGFFPVVTDLLAQTPSDGQRLLFSATLDGDVDKLVKRFLTNPITHSVAPATSPVDTMEHHVMQVTRDDKFDVIAEIANREGRTIIFVKTQHGVDRLCKQLARVGVKSGGLHGGKRQNQRTRILAEFREGSVNVLVCTDVAARGIHVDNISLVLHVDPPQDHKSYLHRGGRTARAGEKGTVVTLVLPNERRSTDALTRRAGIHPFRLKATPGHPRVAEVTGARTPSGESIPVWEPDVRKPLRPRREGGHGGSERRGRRGGRRDFDGDRRPRSHGDGDRSFGPGEDRRPRRHEDGDRPFGGARRHTDGERPVGRAQEPRTFGDDRRRDGRSGGGYRSDDRPFRQDDRGQRGGGFRSDDRGGRYGSDRGRPFSADHRSDDRTPRDGYRSGDGYRSAPSGDGGYRSAPSGDGYRSGGGRGDDRGNGGFRRSQGGPRFER, translated from the coding sequence ATGCTTGACCCTGTCATGCCCTCGTTCGACGAGACCGGCTCCGACCTCACGGTCGAGGCCGCCTCGCAGCCGGGCCCCTCCGAGTTCGAGCTGCTGGGCCTGCCCAAGCCGCTCATCACCGGACTGGCCAGGCAGGGCATCGACAGCCCGTTCCCCATCCAGAGCGCGACGATCCCCGACGTTCTCGCCGGCCATGACGTGCTCGGCCGCGGCCAGACCGGCTCCGGCAAGACCCTCGCCTTCGGGCTGCCCACCATGGCCCGCCTCGCCGGCGTGAAGCCCGCGCCCGGCCGGCCCCGCGCCATGATCCTCGTGCCGACCCGCGAGCTCGCGCTCCAGGTCCACGACGCTCTCGAGCCCCTCGGCCGCGGCCTCGGGCTGCGCATGAAGGTCGTCGTCGGCGGCATGTCCATGGGCAAGCAGATCGAGGCGCTGCGGCGCGGCGTCGACATCGTCATCGCCACCCCCGGCCGCCTCGGCGACCTGATCCGGCAGGGCGAGTGCTCCCTGTCCGACGTCCAGGTGAGCGTGCTCGACGAGGCCGACCACATGTGCGACCTCGGCTTCTTCCCCGTCGTGACCGACCTGCTCGCGCAGACGCCGAGCGACGGCCAGCGGCTGCTGTTCTCCGCCACGCTCGACGGTGACGTCGACAAGCTGGTGAAGCGCTTCCTCACCAACCCGATCACCCACTCCGTGGCGCCCGCGACCTCGCCGGTCGACACCATGGAGCACCACGTGATGCAGGTCACGCGCGACGACAAGTTCGACGTCATCGCCGAGATCGCCAATCGCGAGGGCCGCACCATCATCTTCGTCAAGACCCAGCACGGCGTGGACCGGCTGTGCAAGCAGCTGGCCCGGGTCGGCGTCAAGTCGGGCGGCCTGCACGGCGGCAAGCGCCAGAACCAGCGCACCCGCATCCTCGCCGAGTTCCGCGAGGGCTCCGTCAACGTGCTGGTCTGCACCGACGTCGCGGCGCGCGGCATCCACGTGGACAACATCAGCCTGGTGCTGCACGTCGACCCGCCGCAGGACCACAAGAGCTACCTGCACCGGGGCGGCCGCACGGCCCGCGCCGGCGAGAAGGGCACCGTCGTCACGCTGGTGCTCCCCAACGAGCGCCGCTCCACCGACGCGCTCACCCGGCGCGCCGGGATCCACCCGTTCCGCCTGAAGGCCACCCCCGGTCACCCGCGGGTCGCCGAGGTGACGGGCGCCCGCACGCCCAGCGGCGAGTCCATCCCGGTCTGGGAGCCGGACGTCCGCAAGCCGCTGCGGCCCCGCCGCGAGGGCGGCCATGGGGGTTCGGAGCGTCGTGGCCGCCGCGGTGGCCGCCGTGACTTCGACGGCGATCGCCGCCCGCGCAGCCACGGTGACGGCGACCGCTCGTTCGGGCCCGGTGAGGACCGGCGTCCGCGCAGGCATGAGGACGGTGACCGGCCGTTCGGCGGCGCGCGGCGGCACACCGATGGTGAGCGGCCGGTCGGGCGCGCGCAGGAGCCGCGGACGTTCGGCGACGACCGCCGCCGAGATGGCAGGTCGGGCGGCGGCTACCGCTCCGACGACCGCCCGTTCCGGCAGGACGACCGTGGCCAGCGGGGTGGCGGATTCCGCTCCGACGACCGCGGCGGCCGCTACGGCTCCGACCGTGGCCGCCCGTTCTCGGCGGACCACCGTTCGGACGACCGCACTCCGCGCGACGGCTACCGCTCCGGCGACGGCTACCGCTCCGCGCCGTCGGGTGACGGCGGCTACCGCTCCGCACCGTCGGGTGACGGTTACCGCTCCGGCGGTGGCCGTGGCGACGACCGGGGCAACGGCGGATTCCGCCGCAGCCAGGGTGGCCCCCGCTTCGAGCGCTGA
- the sufU gene encoding Fe-S cluster assembly sulfur transfer protein SufU encodes MIGESMYQELILEHYKHPQGRGLREPYDAEVHHVNPTCGDEITLRVKVGDAGKILDVSYDGQGCSISQAAASVLHELATGSTVEESLSVVDEFTRLMQGRGQVEADEDVLGDAVAFSGVAKFPARVKCALLSWMAYKDAVVRSAAQ; translated from the coding sequence ATGATCGGCGAGTCGATGTACCAGGAGCTGATCCTGGAGCACTACAAGCACCCGCAGGGGCGGGGGCTGCGCGAGCCGTACGACGCCGAGGTTCACCACGTGAACCCCACGTGCGGCGACGAGATCACGCTCAGGGTCAAGGTGGGCGACGCCGGCAAGATCCTCGACGTCTCCTATGACGGACAGGGCTGTTCGATCAGCCAGGCCGCCGCCTCCGTGCTGCACGAGCTGGCCACCGGCTCGACGGTCGAGGAGTCGCTCTCGGTGGTCGACGAGTTCACCCGGCTCATGCAGGGCAGGGGACAGGTGGAGGCCGACGAGGACGTGCTCGGTGACGCGGTCGCGTTCTCGGGCGTGGCCAAGTTCCCGGCGCGTGTCAAATGCGCGTTGCTTTCTTGGATGGCCTACAAGGACGCTGTTGTGAGGAGTGCAGCCCAGTGA
- a CDS encoding carbohydrate ABC transporter permease: protein MASPIPLRGRLRRYGTSYAMLLPFLALFAGFLLWPLANSLYLSFTKFDGVNPAVFNGVDNFVQLASDTRFRHALGNTALYVVGSVVLGTLLSLGLALAFNGSSWPHRIMRTLFFLPSVTSSIALMLMWKWVLYPSDVGLANTIVDWLGGQAVAWLATPGLTIPILVLMSVWGGMGYGMVLYVAGLGSIPEEYYEAAKIDGASAWRQFRHITLPLLRPVTTYVVVTGLIGAFQVFEAVYIVFSQGANTIGGVLDSGLMIVPYLYDQGFTHFRLGYASAIAWVLFLIIFVLSLVNLRVGRAMKEL, encoded by the coding sequence ATGGCCTCCCCCATCCCCCTGCGCGGCAGGCTGCGCCGCTACGGCACGTCGTATGCGATGCTGCTGCCGTTCCTCGCCCTGTTCGCGGGGTTCCTGCTCTGGCCGCTGGCCAACTCGCTCTACCTGAGCTTCACCAAGTTCGACGGGGTCAATCCCGCGGTGTTCAACGGTGTGGACAACTTCGTGCAGCTGGCGTCGGACACCAGGTTCCGCCACGCGCTGGGCAACACGGCCCTGTACGTGGTGGGGTCGGTCGTGCTCGGCACGCTGCTGTCGCTGGGCCTGGCGCTGGCCTTCAACGGCAGTAGCTGGCCGCACCGGATCATGCGCACCCTGTTCTTCCTGCCCTCGGTGACCTCCTCCATCGCGCTCATGCTGATGTGGAAGTGGGTTCTCTACCCCAGCGACGTGGGCCTTGCCAACACGATCGTGGACTGGTTGGGCGGCCAGGCCGTCGCCTGGCTGGCCACACCGGGCTTGACGATCCCGATCCTGGTGCTGATGTCGGTGTGGGGCGGCATGGGCTACGGCATGGTGCTGTACGTGGCCGGGCTCGGCTCGATCCCCGAGGAGTACTACGAGGCCGCCAAGATCGACGGCGCGTCCGCTTGGCGGCAGTTCCGCCACATCACGCTGCCGCTGTTGCGCCCCGTCACCACGTATGTGGTGGTGACCGGCCTGATCGGCGCCTTCCAGGTGTTCGAGGCCGTCTACATCGTCTTCAGTCAGGGCGCCAACACCATCGGCGGCGTGCTCGACTCGGGCCTGATGATCGTCCCCTACCTCTACGACCAGGGATTCACCCACTTCAGGCTGGGCTATGCCTCCGCGATCGCGTGGGTGCTCTTCCTGATCATCTTCGTGCTCAGCCTCGTCAACCTGCGCGTGGGCCGCGCCATGAAGGAGCTGTGA
- a CDS encoding glycosyl hydrolase 2 galactose-binding domain-containing protein — protein sequence MGFQRALHESWTVQAADGEVDAPAPVPATVPGCVHTDLLAAGLIPDPYLDDNEDGLTWIGRTAWRYETVFDWSPTGHERTDLVCEGLDTVALIELNGSRVGETANMHRSYRFDLRDLLREGQNRLRITFGSPYEYTDRLRDELGERPGSYAEPYQFIRKMACNFGWDWGPTLVTSGIWRPIGLHAWSGARIAEVRPLVTLGDGAARVDVHVQVEKSGPVEVTATIKGVSGRTVIPEGRSEAVITLEVPEPELWWPRGYGEQALYDLEVTAGEDVWHREIGLREVRLRTEGGAFTLAVNGVDVFVRGVNWIPDDCFPTRVTHDRYAARLAQACEAGVNLIRVWGGGLYESEDFYDLCDRLGLLVWQDFPFACAAYPEEDPIGAEVEAEAREQVARLSRHPSLALWCGNNENIEGYADWGWQESLQGRSWGGGFYLETLPRVVAELDPTRPYWPGSPYSGSMDLPPNDPAHGTMHIWDVWNQRDYTVYRDYRPRMAAEFGFQGPAAYATIRRAISDEPLLPDSRGLLHHQKAIDGNLKLAAGLEPHFPVPGTFDDWHYLTQVNQARAIQLGVEHFRALWPHCAGSVVWQLNDCWPVTSWSAVDGDGRKKPLFHALRRAYADRLLTVQPRDGGLALVAVNDTGRPWRASARAVRHGFDGAELAAQDLALDVPPRTAVTLPLTPSVAEPGDPAAELLAIAIIGSGAATAMAEHAVVDLGRPAASAGPAANGPRAADRPPAADGPGEAGERPVGRALWFFASDKDLHLPEPGYDTTTAPAPEGMLLTVTARTLLRDLAVFPDRLDPDAQVDDQLVTLLPGERAEFLIRTAGLDERALVRAPVLRCVNDVVVR from the coding sequence ATGGGCTTTCAGCGCGCCTTGCATGAGTCATGGACCGTCCAGGCGGCAGACGGCGAGGTGGACGCGCCCGCGCCTGTGCCTGCCACTGTGCCCGGATGTGTGCATACCGACCTGCTCGCCGCCGGTCTCATCCCGGACCCCTACCTGGACGACAACGAGGACGGACTCACCTGGATCGGCCGCACCGCCTGGCGGTACGAGACCGTCTTCGACTGGTCGCCGACCGGGCACGAGCGGACCGACCTGGTCTGCGAAGGGCTCGACACGGTGGCGCTGATCGAGTTGAACGGCAGCCGGGTGGGCGAGACGGCCAACATGCACCGGTCGTACCGTTTCGACCTCCGGGATCTGCTGCGTGAAGGACAGAACCGGTTAAGAATCACGTTCGGCTCGCCGTACGAATACACCGACAGGCTCCGCGACGAGCTGGGGGAGCGGCCCGGCTCGTACGCCGAGCCGTACCAGTTCATCAGGAAGATGGCCTGCAACTTCGGCTGGGACTGGGGGCCGACACTGGTCACGTCGGGCATCTGGCGGCCCATCGGGCTGCACGCCTGGAGCGGGGCCAGGATCGCCGAAGTGCGCCCGCTGGTCACCCTCGGGGACGGGGCGGCCAGGGTGGACGTCCACGTCCAGGTGGAGAAGTCCGGACCCGTCGAGGTGACGGCGACGATCAAGGGCGTGTCCGGACGTACCGTGATCCCCGAGGGCCGGAGCGAGGCCGTCATCACGCTGGAAGTGCCGGAGCCGGAGCTGTGGTGGCCGAGAGGGTACGGCGAGCAGGCGCTCTACGACCTCGAAGTGACCGCCGGCGAGGACGTCTGGCACCGGGAGATCGGACTCCGCGAGGTGCGGCTGCGCACCGAGGGCGGCGCGTTCACGCTGGCCGTCAACGGCGTCGACGTGTTCGTCAGAGGAGTCAACTGGATCCCCGACGACTGCTTCCCCACCAGGGTGACCCATGACCGCTACGCCGCCAGGCTCGCCCAGGCGTGCGAGGCGGGCGTCAACCTTATCCGGGTGTGGGGCGGCGGCCTGTACGAGAGCGAGGACTTCTACGACCTGTGCGACCGGCTCGGGCTGCTGGTCTGGCAGGACTTCCCGTTCGCCTGCGCCGCCTACCCCGAGGAGGACCCGATCGGGGCCGAGGTGGAGGCGGAGGCCCGCGAGCAGGTCGCCAGGCTGAGCCGGCACCCGAGCCTGGCCCTGTGGTGCGGCAACAACGAGAACATCGAGGGCTACGCCGACTGGGGATGGCAGGAGTCGCTCCAGGGACGCAGCTGGGGAGGCGGCTTCTACCTGGAGACGCTGCCGCGCGTCGTGGCCGAGCTCGACCCCACCCGCCCCTACTGGCCCGGCAGCCCGTACTCGGGCTCCATGGACCTGCCGCCCAACGACCCGGCCCACGGCACCATGCACATCTGGGACGTGTGGAACCAGCGCGACTACACCGTCTACCGCGACTACCGGCCCCGCATGGCCGCCGAGTTCGGCTTCCAGGGCCCCGCCGCGTACGCCACCATCCGCAGGGCGATCAGCGACGAGCCGCTGCTGCCCGATTCGCGTGGCCTGCTGCACCACCAGAAGGCGATCGACGGCAACCTCAAACTGGCCGCCGGACTCGAGCCGCACTTCCCCGTGCCCGGGACCTTCGACGACTGGCACTACCTCACCCAGGTGAACCAGGCGCGCGCCATCCAGCTTGGGGTGGAGCACTTCCGGGCCCTGTGGCCGCACTGCGCCGGCAGCGTCGTGTGGCAGCTCAACGACTGCTGGCCGGTCACCTCATGGTCGGCCGTGGACGGGGACGGCAGGAAGAAGCCGCTGTTCCACGCGCTGCGCAGGGCCTACGCCGACCGGCTGCTGACCGTGCAGCCGCGGGACGGCGGCCTGGCGCTGGTCGCCGTCAACGACACCGGCCGGCCGTGGCGGGCGTCGGCGCGGGCCGTACGGCACGGCTTCGACGGGGCCGAGCTCGCAGCCCAGGACCTCGCGTTGGACGTGCCGCCGCGTACGGCCGTCACCCTGCCCCTGACCCCGTCCGTCGCCGAGCCAGGCGACCCGGCGGCCGAACTGCTCGCCATCGCGATCATCGGGTCCGGAGCCGCCACTGCGATGGCCGAGCACGCCGTGGTCGACCTCGGCCGCCCCGCCGCATCCGCCGGGCCAGCGGCGAATGGGCCAAGGGCGGCGGACAGGCCACCGGCGGCGGACGGGCCGGGTGAGGCGGGGGAGCGGCCCGTGGGGCGGGCCTTGTGGTTCTTCGCGTCCGACAAGGACCTGCACCTGCCCGAGCCGGGCTACGACACGACGACGGCGCCGGCGCCGGAGGGCATGCTGCTGACGGTCACCGCCCGCACGCTCCTGCGCGACCTGGCCGTCTTCCCCGACCGGCTGGACCCGGATGCACAGGTCGACGACCAGCTCGTCACGCTGCTGCCGGGCGAGCGCGCCGAGTTCCTGATCCGTACGGCAGGCTTGGACGAGCGGGCCCTGGTCCGCGCGCCGGTGCTGCGCTGCGTCAACGATGTGGTGGTCCGATGA
- a CDS encoding carbohydrate ABC transporter permease, whose protein sequence is MAVAPMDTIAPVQQSPHGTATGSRRSKINAHLLRLPFYLLALTMIAPFYWLLITVFKPPRELARTPPSFVPESPTFANFYDPEWSPAAINPGHLQGIFQRYQVDLGFWRFMLNSIFITTAITVGSLLICSLAAYVIAKHDIKGRRTIFLLIIASMMVPWQTTLIPNYVIMRNLGWLDSYAAYIVPALAKAFVLFFLVQFLQSIPNELIQAARVDGAGEWRIWWRIVLPLLRPALAAMSIFIVLAEWNNFLWPLIIVQSDEMANIPVALARLNSYFGGPDHQGAIMAGGLLASVPTIVFFLIFQKYFTKGIALSGIKG, encoded by the coding sequence ATGGCCGTCGCCCCGATGGACACGATCGCCCCGGTCCAGCAGTCCCCGCACGGGACGGCGACCGGCAGCCGGCGCTCCAAGATCAACGCACACCTGCTGCGCCTGCCGTTCTACCTGCTGGCGCTGACGATGATCGCGCCGTTCTACTGGCTGCTCATCACAGTGTTCAAGCCACCGAGGGAGCTGGCCAGGACACCGCCGTCGTTCGTGCCGGAGTCCCCCACTTTCGCCAACTTCTACGACCCGGAATGGTCCCCCGCCGCCATCAACCCCGGCCACCTGCAGGGCATCTTCCAGCGTTACCAGGTGGACCTCGGCTTCTGGCGGTTCATGCTCAACAGCATCTTCATCACCACCGCCATCACCGTCGGGTCGCTGCTGATCTGTTCCCTGGCCGCGTACGTGATCGCCAAGCACGACATCAAGGGCCGCCGGACCATCTTCCTGTTGATCATCGCCTCGATGATGGTGCCCTGGCAGACCACGCTGATCCCGAACTACGTGATCATGCGGAACCTGGGCTGGCTGGACAGCTACGCGGCCTACATCGTCCCGGCGCTGGCCAAGGCCTTCGTGCTGTTCTTCCTGGTGCAGTTTCTGCAGTCGATACCGAACGAGCTGATCCAGGCGGCCAGGGTGGACGGCGCCGGGGAGTGGCGGATCTGGTGGAGGATCGTGCTGCCACTGCTACGGCCGGCCCTCGCCGCGATGTCGATCTTCATCGTGCTGGCGGAGTGGAACAACTTCCTCTGGCCGCTCATCATCGTGCAGAGCGACGAGATGGCGAACATCCCCGTCGCGCTGGCCAGGCTCAACTCCTACTTCGGGGGGCCCGACCACCAAGGCGCGATCATGGCGGGCGGGCTGCTCGCGTCGGTTCCGACGATCGTCTTCTTCCTGATCTTCCAGAAGTACTTCACCAAAGGCATCGCGCTCAGCGGAATCAAGGGCTGA